In Chitinophaga oryzae, the sequence CATGGCAGGAGTCAAATACAGTTCGCCGACAAAACAGTGCAGGTGCAACGACAGGCGCTCCTCTTTCTGAATCCGCAGATACCCTACAGCGCCGACCGTTCGCAGATACACCAAAGTTTTTGCGTCGTTTTCAACCAGCACTTTTTTCACCGTTATGGTAACCTGTACGAATATCCTGTTTACCAGCCGGGCGGCACGCATATCTTCGAGCTGACCGACGAACAGGTGGGCCAGGCGGAGGAAATTTTCCGGCGTATGCTGGAAGAAAAAGCATCCGACTATATCTACAAATACGATGTGTTAAGAAACCTGGCCATGGAGTTGATCCACTTCGCGCTGAAAACGCAACTCAGTGCTGCCATACAGGTCAAACAACCACAAAACGCCGCCGACCGGATCAACACGCTTTTCACCGAACTGCTGGAACGCCACTACGCTATAGACGACACCACCCAGCAGGTAGTCCTTCGCTCCGCAGCCGACTTTGCCCGGCATATGAACATCCATGTCAACCATCTTAACCGTGCGCTGAAAGCGGCAACAGGCAGCACCACCTCGCAGCTCATCGCCGCACGCTGCCTGCGCGAAGCCCAATCCCTGCTCTCCCAAAGCAACTGGACCGTGGCCGAAATAGCCTACGCACTGGGATTCGTGGAGCCCGCCCACTTCAACGCCTTCTTCAAAAAACAAACCGGCATCACTCCCCGGCAATTCAGAATGGTTTGAATTTCGATACAGATTGTTTGCATCCTGCTTTTTCCCCTCCTGCCGGTAAAAGACCTTTGCTTCTCCATCAGCCATCGCGCTATAAAAATTGAAAAGCATGAAAACAAGGAAATTAAGAGACCTCGAAGTATCGGCTATCGGCTACGGCTGTATGGGCCTCAGCATGGGATACGGCACCGCGCCGGACAAAGCGGAAGCGATAGCGTTATTGCGTTACGCTCACGAGCAGGGCTGTACGTTTTTTGATACTGCGGAAAGATACGCCATGGGCGACAACGAAGCACTGATTGGTGAAGCACTGCAGGACATACGCAACAACGTGGTGATCGCCACCAAGTTCCTCATCGACAAAAACGACATCGGCAACTATTCCCGGGATAGCCTGTTCCTTCATATCAAAGGCAAGCTGGAAGCGTCCCTGCGCCGGCTGCGTACCGATCATGTGGAACTCTACTATCAGCATCGCGTCAATAAAGACATCCCGGTGGA encodes:
- a CDS encoding helix-turn-helix domain-containing protein codes for the protein MVKIETLEIFYRDKIGRTPENLRQGAGHFNVFKTDYTSGLPLPPQEAYRRRDFYKIILTHGRSQIQFADKTVQVQRQALLFLNPQIPYSADRSQIHQSFCVVFNQHFFHRYGNLYEYPVYQPGGTHIFELTDEQVGQAEEIFRRMLEEKASDYIYKYDVLRNLAMELIHFALKTQLSAAIQVKQPQNAADRINTLFTELLERHYAIDDTTQQVVLRSAADFARHMNIHVNHLNRALKAATGSTTSQLIAARCLREAQSLLSQSNWTVAEIAYALGFVEPAHFNAFFKKQTGITPRQFRMV